The genome window GCTACTGCCTGCTCTTCGAGGTCTTCTACCCCGGTGCCACCGATGCTCTGACCGAAGCAGAGGGCCAGCTGCGTGACGTATGTGCCGGGGGCGACCCGGTGAAGCTACAGGTGCTCGGCAACCAGCTCGTCGTACCGCGGAAGGCAAGCAAGGCGCTCGGCAAGGGCAAGACCCTGAAGGCGCCTCAGGCTCACGGATTCATCTACTCCGGAGGCTCGTACCCGGCAGGCGTTGCGGGACCGGTCGCTGACACCACCAAGCCGGGGGCGGACTACAAGCTCGTCAAGTAGCCGGCACAAAACCAAAAAAAACAGAGCCCCTCGCTGCTCGGCGAGGGGCTCTTTCGCGTCACCTACTTGATCAACAACGTGCGACAGCTTCGAGCGAAGCTGCTAGAGCGCGCAGTTTGAGCGACACCAGCATGTGTTCCAGCACCTACCTACCGCCGCGCACCGCTCCAGGCTGCTACTTCTTCGGATCCGCCTCCGGGCCTCCATTGCCTGAGCCGTTGCCGCGCTCGCGGCCCTCGAGGTAACGCCCGATCAGCGCGGTCAGGCTGGAGCCGGTAAAGGATTCCAGCACGGAGTCGAGTTGCTTCACCGTGTTGGCGGTCGTCTGAGTGAGCTTGTTCGCCCCCTGCGTGTCGATGATGGTGATCTCCTTCACATTGCTGATCGGCTCGGCGACCGCCCGAGCGATGTCTGGGAGCCGCGAGATCATCAGCTCGAGGATCGCCGCCTCCTCGTACTCCTTGTATGCGGAGGCTTTTTTCGTCATCGCCTGCGCCTCTGCGTCACCGAGCAGGCGAGTGGCTTCGGCACGCGCCTGCCCCAGCTCTCTCTCCTCGAAGGCCCGTCCGGCAGCAGTCGCCTCGAGCGTCGCCCGCTCGGCTTCAGCGCGGGCGAGCCCAATCTCGCGCTGTTCGAAGGCGCGGCCACCGGCTACGGCCTCGAGGTTTGCGCGCTCCGCTTGGGCCTCCAGAAGCCGCCGGTCGCGAGCGGCTTCGGCCTCGGCCTTCACCCGATACCTCTGCGCCTCGGCCGCCTGCTCACCTGCGTAGCGCTGCGCGTCCGCCGTTCTCCTGATCTCGGCATCCAGCTCCTTGTCGCGGCGGTTCGCCACCAGCTCGGCGACCTTCGTCTCGGTCAGGACGACCTCGCGCCGCGCTTCCGCGTCGGCCAGAGGCTTCGCCTGCTCCGCCCGCGCCTGAGCGGACGCGACCTCCTGAAAGATCGCCTGCTCCTTGAGGCGCGTGACCTTCTCGGACTCCAACACCGCCTGGCGAGCGACCTCTTGCTTCTGACGCGCCTCGCGATTGGAATCGGCCTCGGCTATCTCCGCGTCGCGTCGCACCTCTGCCGCTGCCTTCCGCCCCAGATTTTCGATGTACTGCTCGGAGTCGGCGATCGACTGGATCGTGAATACGTCGATCGCAAGGCCGGTGCCCTGCAGGTCGCCGTTCGCCACCTCTTGAACGCGCGCTGCAAAGACCTCGCGGTCGCGGATCAGCTCGTCCACCGTCAGTTGGCCGATGATCGTTCGAAGCGAACCCTCCATGACGTTGCGCACCATCTCGGGGACCTTGGCTTGGCTGTCCAGGAAGCGCTGCGCGGCCTGGCGAATGGAGTCCTCGTCGTCTGCGATCTTCACGTTGACGATCCCTTCGACGGAGACCGGTACGCCCTGCGTGGTCACGGCGCCCGCCAGCCCAACGGGGATCGACTGGACCTCGAGCGAGATCCGCTTCGCGACGTTGACCAGGGGGTAGACGATGGCTCCTCCACCGACGACGACTCGGATGCCGCCCCGAGAGCGCTTCGACCCGGCGATGATCAAAGCCTCATTGGGCTTGGCTACCTTGTAGCGGCTCGCGGCGAAGGCGAGCACCGCCACGACGACAACGATCAAACCGATGACTATGAAAGGAACCTGTCCCACCGATGCCCCCGTTTCCTAATGCCGCCTAGCGGCGGGCGACCTTGAGCGAGTTCCCGAGAGCCTCACGGACGACGATCTCGTCACCCGAGTGGATCTCTTGCTCGCTTGTTGCTGTGAAGCTACGCGTCATCCCCTCGTGGTGGACCGAAACACGCCCCGTCTTGCCGGGAGCGACCGCTACCGTGCAATGGCCTTCGAGACCTACCAGCTGTGAGGCCGAGAAAGGCTCCGCGGCCTCTTGACGTCCGAGCACCTTGAAGAAGAGGAGAGCCAGGCCGCCGAGGACGAAAGCGGAGGCCAGCCCTACGACGACGGACTTCCCTTCGCTGACCTCCGTTGCCTTGAGCGCGAGCAGCCCGCCGCCACCGAACGCCGCTATCGCGGTGAAAAGAACGGGAGTGGCCGAGACGCCATCGCCGAGATCGAAGTCAAAAACGTCTAGGACGTCACCGAGGAGGATGGAGACCACCAAGAATCCTGTCCCCACCCCGAGCGCTACCCAGTAAGCAAGCTCGAGTCCCATCTTCCGACTGTATCGAAATGACCTGCTGCAGGTGCTCGTCCGCCCTCGCCTCTAGCCGCGAGGCGCTAGGAACAACGACTGCAGGCCGCGCCCGATGACGCCGCCCTCGTCCGAAAGCGTCGAGGTCGCGAGCCCGATGCCCGTGGGCTCGACGGTCGTTCGCG of Actinomycetota bacterium contains these proteins:
- a CDS encoding SPFH domain-containing protein, which gives rise to MGQVPFIVIGLIVVVVAVLAFAASRYKVAKPNEALIIAGSKRSRGGIRVVVGGGAIVYPLVNVAKRISLEVQSIPVGLAGAVTTQGVPVSVEGIVNVKIADDEDSIRQAAQRFLDSQAKVPEMVRNVMEGSLRTIIGQLTVDELIRDREVFAARVQEVANGDLQGTGLAIDVFTIQSIADSEQYIENLGRKAAAEVRRDAEIAEADSNREARQKQEVARQAVLESEKVTRLKEQAIFQEVASAQARAEQAKPLADAEARREVVLTETKVAELVANRRDKELDAEIRRTADAQRYAGEQAAEAQRYRVKAEAEAARDRRLLEAQAERANLEAVAGGRAFEQREIGLARAEAERATLEATAAGRAFEERELGQARAEATRLLGDAEAQAMTKKASAYKEYEEAAILELMISRLPDIARAVAEPISNVKEITIIDTQGANKLTQTTANTVKQLDSVLESFTGSSLTALIGRYLEGRERGNGSGNGGPEADPKK